Proteins from a single region of Shinella zoogloeoides:
- a CDS encoding BRO-N domain-containing protein gives MACKRSAVRSRLAPPNFSELKIFLQNQATRRPARLGLRPIQTNVSDQFADASEMAHHKAFAAAAPDVSLFDFKGHQIRVVTIGGEPWFVAKDALKVLTVGLRSNGKPNTTRSLGYLDDGEKGVHQIHTLGGPQRVSIVSESGLYKLVLRSDKPEAKPFQDWVTKEVLPAIRKDGAYIKGEEKVQGRANHTRHGTGLPTLRVWGIRKVWLGHTITSRQGRAIDATMAV, from the coding sequence ATGGCATGCAAGAGGTCAGCGGTTCGATCCCGCTTAGCTCCACCAAATTTCTCAGAACTAAAGATTTTTCTGCAAAATCAAGCCACTAGGCGACCGGCTCGTCTCGGTCTCAGACCAATTCAGACCAATGTTTCAGACCAATTTGCAGACGCTTCTGAAATGGCGCACCACAAGGCATTCGCTGCCGCCGCCCCTGACGTTTCCCTGTTCGACTTCAAAGGCCACCAGATCAGGGTGGTGACGATTGGGGGAGAGCCGTGGTTCGTAGCGAAGGACGCATTGAAAGTTCTGACAGTGGGGCTCCGGTCCAACGGCAAGCCTAACACCACTCGGTCCCTTGGGTATTTGGATGACGGAGAAAAGGGTGTGCATCAGATACACACCCTTGGAGGCCCGCAGCGTGTTTCGATTGTCTCCGAAAGTGGCCTCTACAAGCTCGTCCTCCGCAGCGACAAGCCCGAAGCCAAGCCCTTCCAAGACTGGGTGACGAAGGAAGTCCTCCCGGCGATCAGGAAGGATGGGGCCTACATCAAGGGCGAGGAGAAGGTCCAAGGTAGAGCAAACCACACTAGGCACGGGACAGGCTTACCCACACTGCGGGTGTGGGGAATTCGAAAGGTGTGGTTGGGCCACACCATTACCTCGCGTCAAGGGCGGGCAATAGACGCCACCATGGCGGTGTAA
- a CDS encoding tyrosine-type recombinase/integrase, translated as MRGLKYWFKRDIPAAIRPHFGGKSAYLVNLETGDIRAAMERRDEIKRETDRLYRDAREGRSIAPASDTIQQKAEMWAKEIAEAKGDPHSWTAKITGRKSEEVRDEEVADPRELVEREAERIEQSHGKEGRERFLNLVQGNVDVEHHMETYLKEARLAPKTTDERRNLIKRFAAWAKIKGLSLRQIDRSKAGAYFSEAIAPLNERTARKHYGAVKLYWDYLVARGHVRGENPWAGQRMPDRGRRVERGGKADERPFTGEEIKTLLYSAFPRGMKKDFESQIADAMRIAALSGMRLAELVTLWVEECPLDEEGNGYFDIRQGKTAAAARRVPMHPDLVEIVKRRMEGKGPQDWLFHELAEEKNASDVFGKRFANYRAKLTVDDKRPGQRRSLVNFHSFRRWFVTQAEQAGVPESTISSVVGHEEGRKSITLGVYSGGPAWQQMRACVNAVRLPE; from the coding sequence ATGCGAGGCCTTAAATACTGGTTCAAGCGCGACATTCCCGCAGCGATCCGTCCCCATTTCGGCGGCAAGAGTGCCTACCTAGTCAACCTTGAGACGGGCGATATTCGAGCGGCAATGGAACGCCGTGACGAGATCAAGCGCGAGACCGACCGCCTCTACCGGGATGCACGGGAAGGCCGGTCGATCGCGCCAGCCTCCGACACAATCCAACAGAAGGCCGAAATGTGGGCCAAGGAAATTGCCGAGGCGAAGGGCGATCCGCATAGCTGGACGGCCAAGATCACCGGACGCAAGAGCGAAGAAGTTCGGGATGAGGAGGTGGCCGACCCGCGTGAACTCGTAGAGCGTGAGGCGGAACGGATCGAGCAGAGCCACGGCAAAGAGGGCCGCGAACGATTCCTAAACTTGGTGCAAGGCAACGTCGATGTTGAGCACCATATGGAGACCTATCTTAAAGAGGCCCGGCTTGCCCCGAAGACCACTGATGAGCGCCGAAACCTGATTAAACGGTTTGCCGCATGGGCCAAGATAAAGGGCTTGTCGCTTCGCCAGATCGACAGGTCCAAGGCCGGGGCCTATTTCTCCGAAGCTATCGCGCCGCTGAACGAGCGGACAGCACGGAAACATTACGGTGCGGTGAAGCTCTATTGGGATTACCTCGTCGCTCGCGGTCATGTCCGAGGCGAGAACCCGTGGGCCGGTCAACGGATGCCGGACAGGGGGCGGAGGGTGGAGCGTGGGGGCAAGGCTGATGAACGCCCCTTCACGGGAGAAGAGATCAAAACCCTTCTCTACTCTGCCTTCCCCCGTGGCATGAAGAAGGACTTCGAGTCGCAGATAGCGGATGCGATGCGGATTGCGGCCTTGTCAGGGATGAGACTTGCGGAACTCGTAACACTATGGGTGGAGGAGTGCCCGCTGGATGAAGAAGGAAATGGCTACTTCGACATTCGACAGGGCAAGACGGCAGCGGCAGCACGGCGAGTGCCGATGCATCCCGACCTAGTGGAGATCGTGAAGCGCCGGATGGAAGGCAAAGGCCCTCAGGACTGGCTCTTTCATGAACTAGCTGAGGAGAAGAATGCCAGCGACGTATTTGGGAAGCGCTTTGCCAACTACCGGGCAAAACTCACCGTTGACGACAAACGTCCCGGACAACGTAGAAGCCTAGTCAATTTTCACTCCTTCCGCCGCTGGTTCGTCACTCAAGCTGAGCAAGCGGGCGTTCCGGAAAGCACCATTTCATCGGTCGTCGGCCATGAGGAGGGCCGGAAGTCGATCACGCTTGGGGTGTATTCCGGTGGACCGGCGTGGCAGCAGATGCGGGCTTGCGTGAACGCGGTGCGGCTCCCTGAATAG
- a CDS encoding IS256 family transposase: MTDDRLALSELAAKSGDSDFLRTIAESVLQLIMEADVDGLIGAGRYERGDSRQTWRNGYRDRSLDTRLGTLNLKIPKMRQGAYFPGFLEPRKMVEKALVAVIQEAWINGVSTRKVDELVQAMGMTGISKSSVSKLCKDIDERVNAFLKRPLSGDWPYLWLDATYLKVREGGRIVSVAAIIAVAVNTDGKREIVGLHIGPSEAEPFWTSFLRDLVRRGLTGVKLVISDAHEGLKAAITRILSATWQRCRVHATRNALAYVPKGQHTMVAAAIRQAFIQPDHDNAVQTWRHVADQLRARWPKLGTFMDNAEADVLAYMAFPAQHRTKLHSTNPLERLNKEVKRRADVVGIFPNEDSIVRLIGAVLLEANDEWQLLSRYMQVEAMAELNPPTIEEETTLQITPRAA, translated from the coding sequence ATGACCGACGACAGATTAGCTCTTTCCGAGCTTGCCGCGAAGAGTGGCGATAGCGATTTTCTGCGCACGATTGCCGAAAGCGTGCTGCAACTGATCATGGAAGCCGATGTTGATGGCCTGATCGGCGCTGGGCGCTATGAACGTGGCGACAGCCGCCAGACATGGCGCAACGGCTACCGCGACCGCTCGCTCGACACCCGGCTCGGCACGCTGAACCTGAAGATACCGAAGATGCGACAGGGAGCCTACTTTCCCGGCTTTCTGGAGCCGAGGAAGATGGTGGAGAAGGCGCTGGTGGCCGTGATCCAGGAGGCGTGGATCAACGGCGTCTCGACGCGCAAGGTCGATGAGCTGGTGCAGGCCATGGGCATGACCGGCATCTCCAAATCCTCCGTCTCCAAGCTGTGCAAGGATATCGACGAGCGGGTGAACGCCTTCCTCAAGCGCCCCCTTTCCGGTGACTGGCCATACCTCTGGCTCGACGCCACCTATCTGAAGGTGCGTGAGGGCGGTCGCATCGTGTCGGTGGCGGCGATAATCGCGGTGGCGGTCAACACGGACGGGAAGAGGGAGATTGTCGGCCTGCACATCGGCCCCTCCGAAGCCGAGCCGTTCTGGACGAGCTTCCTGCGTGATCTGGTCCGCCGAGGCCTCACCGGCGTCAAGCTGGTCATCTCCGATGCCCATGAAGGGCTGAAAGCGGCCATTACCCGTATCCTCAGCGCGACATGGCAGCGCTGCCGTGTTCATGCGACACGCAATGCGCTGGCCTACGTTCCCAAGGGCCAGCACACCATGGTCGCCGCCGCGATCCGTCAGGCTTTCATCCAGCCCGACCATGACAATGCCGTGCAGACCTGGCGGCATGTCGCCGACCAGCTCCGCGCCAGATGGCCCAAGCTCGGTACCTTCATGGACAATGCCGAAGCCGACGTGCTGGCCTACATGGCCTTCCCCGCCCAGCACCGCACGAAATTACATTCAACGAATCCACTCGAACGCCTCAACAAGGAGGTCAAGCGCCGTGCCGATGTCGTCGGCATCTTCCCCAACGAGGACAGCATCGTTCGCCTCATCGGCGCGGTTCTGCTCGAAGCCAACGACGAATGGCAGCTCCTGAGCCGATACATGCAGGTCGAGGCAATGGCCGAGCTAAACCCACCAACAATCGAAGAGGAAACTACACTTCAGATTACACCCAGAGCCGCCTGA
- a CDS encoding flagellar biosynthesis protein FlhF translates to MLPRVAPTTGVSQPSPALPAGAAADAAATPPASAAALANLRAEVLLRLLETMLKHMPRTAEPNPGRELLEALLTALKAMPDGEGGNARKLADIITRLPPELRPSVEKLIGTVLSAMPTRSLVEIVRNPNGPEAQKLANLLATSLQPADPAAGERQQKPVGLTAQQLAAVGRHGPQQAMQVLGDARALQTALKRIFDLEGGSKPRAMTGQASAPSGDAEHAVSSTGNTAARAEPRLPNPAARATDQRPADAAQSAIRHQGGAEDAQAASPTLKREEIPARAPISNAAGQALARSVLQAVARDVPPAQLMQAVAQLMENLSPEEASFIRALLEHPFDPAIEQELAQIASEHAEEAAGKPHLEAGEPEAATPHPSAEQDEATSAPQARAAAQSAAMADALPERLPAAAIPREGVPLAFVPYLPAEEDIAWPESREAGEDEATGEDDEAGEEDGDAPQEDQGGGEPEPESPDMARRREKTAEMVGVIEPGLVFYQKLGDYWT, encoded by the coding sequence ATGCTGCCGCGCGTGGCACCGACGACAGGGGTATCGCAGCCCTCCCCCGCCCTGCCGGCGGGTGCGGCGGCCGATGCCGCCGCCACACCGCCAGCCTCCGCCGCCGCTCTCGCCAATCTCAGGGCCGAGGTCCTGCTGCGCCTGCTCGAAACCATGCTCAAGCACATGCCGCGCACGGCCGAACCCAATCCCGGCCGGGAGCTTCTGGAGGCGCTTCTGACCGCGCTGAAGGCGATGCCCGACGGCGAGGGCGGAAATGCCCGCAAGCTTGCCGACATCATCACCCGACTGCCGCCGGAGCTTCGCCCGAGCGTGGAGAAACTGATCGGCACCGTGCTTTCCGCCATGCCGACGCGCAGCCTCGTGGAGATCGTGCGCAATCCGAACGGGCCGGAGGCGCAGAAGCTCGCCAACCTGCTTGCGACGAGCCTTCAGCCCGCCGACCCAGCCGCCGGGGAGCGCCAGCAGAAGCCTGTCGGCCTCACCGCCCAGCAGCTTGCCGCCGTTGGCCGCCACGGTCCCCAGCAGGCGATGCAGGTGCTTGGCGACGCCCGCGCACTCCAGACGGCGCTCAAGCGCATTTTCGACCTTGAAGGCGGCAGCAAGCCGCGCGCCATGACCGGCCAGGCCTCCGCACCGTCGGGCGATGCGGAACACGCCGTCTCCAGCACCGGGAACACCGCAGCACGGGCAGAACCCCGCCTGCCGAACCCGGCCGCAAGAGCAACCGACCAGCGGCCGGCGGACGCGGCCCAGTCGGCAATCCGCCATCAGGGCGGCGCGGAAGACGCTCAGGCAGCCTCCCCCACGCTGAAACGGGAAGAGATTCCGGCCAGAGCGCCGATTTCCAACGCAGCCGGACAGGCGCTTGCCCGCAGCGTGCTGCAGGCCGTCGCCCGCGACGTGCCCCCGGCCCAGCTCATGCAGGCGGTGGCGCAACTGATGGAGAACCTTTCGCCGGAAGAGGCGAGTTTCATCCGGGCGCTGCTCGAACACCCCTTCGATCCGGCAATCGAGCAGGAACTGGCCCAGATCGCCAGCGAACACGCGGAAGAGGCGGCCGGCAAGCCCCACCTAGAGGCCGGCGAGCCGGAAGCGGCGACGCCGCACCCCTCCGCCGAACAGGACGAGGCCACTTCCGCGCCACAGGCCCGGGCTGCCGCCCAATCCGCGGCGATGGCCGACGCCCTGCCGGAGCGGCTACCCGCCGCGGCAATTCCACGCGAGGGCGTTCCCCTCGCCTTCGTGCCCTACCTGCCGGCGGAAGAGGACATTGCATGGCCGGAAAGTCGCGAGGCCGGTGAGGACGAGGCGACCGGCGAGGACGATGAAGCGGGCGAAGAGGACGGCGATGCGCCGCAGGAGGACCAAGGCGGCGGGGAACCGGAGCCGGAAAGCCCCGACATGGCGCGCCGGCGCGAGAAGACGGCGGAGATGGTCGGCGTCATCGAGCCCGGCCTCGTCTTCTATCAGAAGCTCGGCGACTACTGGACCTGA
- the aroA gene encoding 3-phosphoshikimate 1-carboxyvinyltransferase, with product MSHGAIARPATARKSSGLSGTVRIPGDKSISHRSFMFGGLASGETRITGLLEGEDVINTGKAMQAMGAKIRKEGDTWIINGVGNGALLAPQAPLDFGNAGTGCRLTMGLVGVYDFDSTFIGDASLTKRPMGRVLNPLREMGVQVTSAEGDRLPVTLRGPKTPTPITYRVPMASAQVKSAVLLAGLNTPGITTVIEPIMTRDHTEKMLQGFGANLTVDTDADGVRTIRLEGRGKLTGQVIDVPGDPSSTAFPLVAALLVPGSDVTILNVLMNPTRTGLILTLQEMGADIEILNARLAGGEDMADLRVRSSALKGVTVPEDRAPSMIDEYPVLAVAAAFAEGTTVMNGLEELRVKESDRLSAVANGLKLNGVDCDEGETSLVVRGRPDGKGLGNASGAAVATYLDHRIAMSFLVMGLVSENPVTVDDATMIATSFPEFMDLMKGLGAKIELHDTKAA from the coding sequence ATGTCGCACGGCGCCATCGCACGGCCCGCAACCGCCCGCAAATCCTCCGGCCTTTCCGGAACCGTCCGCATTCCCGGCGACAAGTCGATTTCGCACCGCTCCTTCATGTTCGGCGGCCTCGCCAGCGGCGAGACGCGCATCACGGGCCTGCTCGAAGGCGAGGACGTCATCAATACAGGCAAGGCCATGCAGGCCATGGGCGCGAAGATCCGTAAGGAGGGCGACACCTGGATCATCAACGGCGTGGGCAACGGCGCGCTGCTCGCGCCGCAAGCGCCGCTCGATTTCGGCAATGCCGGCACCGGCTGCCGCCTGACCATGGGTCTTGTCGGCGTCTACGATTTCGATTCCACCTTCATCGGCGATGCCTCGCTGACCAAGCGTCCGATGGGCCGCGTCCTCAATCCGCTGCGCGAAATGGGCGTGCAGGTCACCTCCGCCGAGGGTGATCGTCTTCCGGTGACATTGCGTGGGCCAAAAACGCCGACGCCGATCACCTATCGCGTGCCGATGGCCTCGGCCCAGGTGAAGTCCGCCGTGCTGCTCGCCGGCCTCAACACGCCGGGCATCACGACCGTCATCGAGCCGATCATGACGCGCGACCATACGGAAAAGATGCTGCAGGGTTTTGGCGCGAACCTGACGGTCGATACCGATGCGGACGGCGTGCGCACCATTCGGCTCGAAGGCCGCGGCAAGCTGACGGGGCAGGTCATCGACGTGCCGGGCGACCCGTCCTCGACGGCCTTCCCGCTGGTCGCGGCGCTGCTTGTGCCGGGCTCGGATGTTACCATCCTCAACGTGCTCATGAACCCGACGCGCACCGGCCTCATCCTGACGCTTCAGGAAATGGGCGCTGATATCGAAATCCTGAACGCACGCCTTGCCGGCGGTGAGGACATGGCGGACCTGCGCGTGCGCTCCTCGGCGCTCAAGGGCGTCACGGTGCCGGAAGACCGCGCGCCGTCGATGATCGACGAATATCCGGTCCTCGCCGTTGCGGCCGCCTTCGCCGAAGGCACGACCGTGATGAACGGCCTCGAGGAACTGCGCGTCAAGGAAAGCGACCGCCTTTCGGCCGTCGCCAATGGCCTCAAGCTGAACGGCGTCGATTGCGATGAGGGCGAAACCTCGCTCGTCGTGCGCGGCCGTCCGGATGGCAAGGGCCTTGGCAACGCCTCGGGCGCTGCCGTCGCGACCTATCTCGACCACCGCATCGCCATGAGCTTCCTGGTCATGGGTCTCGTTTCGGAGAACCCGGTGACGGTGGACGACGCGACGATGATCGCCACGAGCTTCCCGGAGTTCATGGACCTGATGAAAGGCCTCGGCGCGAAGATCGAGCTGCACGACACGAAGGCCGCCTGA
- a CDS encoding recombinase family protein has product MTNASYRGQLVGYARTSTTDQKAGLAAQVRDLEAAGCDRVFSEQTSAKDAKRPELQRALDHLREGDTFIVTKLDRLARSVADLVAIVGTLTAKGVSLRILAMNLDTSTPTGKLMLNLLGSIAEFERELMLERQREGIADAKAKGKYKGRAPTAQREAERIIQLRDEGKTVPQIVAATGASRSSVFGILKEAGKTGKAEISSL; this is encoded by the coding sequence ATGACCAATGCCAGCTATCGCGGACAGCTTGTCGGATATGCCCGCACCTCGACCACAGATCAGAAGGCAGGACTTGCCGCGCAGGTCCGGGACCTTGAGGCCGCTGGATGCGACAGGGTATTCAGCGAACAGACATCAGCGAAGGACGCTAAGAGGCCGGAGCTTCAAAGGGCGCTGGATCACCTCCGGGAAGGCGACACGTTCATCGTGACCAAGCTCGACCGTCTTGCCCGTTCGGTGGCTGATTTGGTGGCGATTGTCGGCACCCTGACGGCCAAGGGCGTGAGCCTCCGCATTCTCGCCATGAACCTCGACACCTCGACACCCACGGGGAAGCTCATGCTGAACCTCTTGGGGTCCATTGCGGAGTTCGAGCGGGAATTGATGCTGGAACGCCAGCGGGAAGGCATTGCCGATGCCAAGGCCAAGGGGAAGTACAAGGGACGCGCACCAACGGCCCAGAGAGAGGCCGAGAGGATCATTCAGCTACGGGATGAGGGAAAGACCGTCCCGCAGATTGTCGCCGCCACAGGGGCCAGCAGATCAAGCGTATTCGGCATCCTGAAAGAGGCAGGGAAGACGGGCAAGGCGGAAATAAGCTCCCTGTAA
- a CDS encoding Rha family transcriptional regulator, with protein sequence MTSLEIAAMTGKRHSDVRRDIQRELAKIGEPERKFASGYLDGQGQRRPCYCLPGTYLLFIASAYDAKLRFQIIQHWEALNNGAAQPVRDAANVFVQRLVNGGRKARMLELQEAEQRARLDGRLLTARERNLILLP encoded by the coding sequence ATGACCTCCCTTGAAATCGCAGCGATGACAGGGAAGCGGCATTCCGATGTTCGCCGCGACATTCAGCGGGAGCTTGCCAAGATCGGAGAACCCGAACGCAAATTTGCGTCGGGGTATCTGGACGGCCAAGGCCAGCGCCGCCCATGCTACTGCCTCCCCGGAACCTACCTTCTCTTCATCGCATCGGCCTATGACGCCAAGCTGCGTTTCCAGATCATTCAGCACTGGGAAGCCCTGAACAACGGCGCAGCGCAGCCGGTCAGGGACGCCGCCAATGTTTTCGTCCAGCGTCTTGTGAACGGCGGACGCAAAGCCCGGATGCTGGAGCTTCAAGAGGCCGAACAGCGGGCAAGGCTGGACGGTAGGCTTCTGACGGCCAGAGAACGCAACCTCATCCTACTCCCCTGA
- the cmk gene encoding (d)CMP kinase, whose amino-acid sequence MTFTIAIDGPAAAGKGTLSRRIAEEYGFHHLDTGLTYRATAKALLDRGLPLDDEAVAADVARHLDLGGLDRSVLSAHAIGEAASKIAVMPSVRRALVEAQQGFAAREPGTVLDGRDIGTVVCPDAPVKLYVTASAEVRAKRRHDEIVAGGGVADYGTILEDIRRRDERDMGRADSPLKPADDAHLLDTSEVSIEAAFSAAKSFIDAALKR is encoded by the coding sequence ATGACCTTCACCATCGCCATCGACGGTCCCGCCGCCGCCGGCAAGGGCACGCTTTCCCGCCGGATCGCGGAGGAATACGGCTTCCATCACCTCGATACGGGGCTGACCTACCGGGCGACGGCGAAGGCCTTGCTGGATCGCGGCCTGCCGCTCGATGACGAGGCCGTTGCGGCCGATGTCGCCAGGCACCTCGATCTCGGTGGCCTCGACCGTTCCGTGCTGTCGGCCCATGCCATCGGCGAGGCGGCCTCCAAGATTGCGGTCATGCCTTCGGTGCGCCGGGCGCTGGTCGAGGCGCAGCAGGGTTTTGCGGCGCGCGAGCCGGGCACGGTGCTCGACGGGCGCGATATCGGTACGGTCGTCTGCCCGGATGCGCCGGTGAAGCTGTATGTTACGGCTTCGGCTGAGGTGCGCGCGAAGCGCCGCCACGACGAGATCGTCGCCGGCGGCGGGGTGGCCGATTACGGGACGATCCTTGAGGATATCCGCCGCCGCGACGAGCGCGATATGGGCCGGGCGGACAGTCCCCTGAAGCCCGCTGACGATGCGCACTTGCTCGATACCTCGGAAGTGAGTATAGAGGCGGCGTTTTCCGCGGCAAAGTCGTTCATCGACGCCGCGCTTAAGCGCTAG
- the rpsA gene encoding 30S ribosomal protein S1 translates to MSQANPTREDFAALLQESFAANDLAEGYVAKGIVTAIEKDVAIVDVGLKVEGRVPLKEFGAKSKDGTLKVGDEVEVYVERIENALGEAVLSREKARREESWAKLEVKFEAGERVEGVIFNQVKGGFTVDLDGAVAFLPRSQVDIRPIRDVTPLMHNPQPFEILKMDKRRGNIVVSRRTVLEESRAEQRSEIVQNLEEGQVVDGVVKNITDYGAFVDLGGIDGLLHVTDMAWRRVNHPSEILSIGQQVKVQIIRINQETHRISLGMKQLESDPWDGIGTKYPVGKKISGTVTNITDYGAFVELEPGIEGLIHISEMSWTKKNVHPGKILSTSQEVDVVVLEVDPTKRRISLGLKQTLENPWQAFAHSHPAGTEVEGEVKNKTEFGLFIGLDGDVDGMVHLSDLDWNRPGEQVIEEFNKGDVVKAVVLDVDVDKERISLGIKQLGRDSVGEAAASGDLRKNAVVSAEVIAVNDGGIEVKLVSHEDITSFIRRGDLSRDRDEQRPERFSVGQTVDARVLNFSKKDRKIQLSIKALEIAEEKEAVAQFGSSDSGASLGDILGAALKNRNNAE, encoded by the coding sequence ATGTCTCAAGCAAACCCCACGCGCGAAGATTTCGCAGCCCTTCTGCAGGAATCCTTCGCCGCTAACGATCTCGCCGAAGGCTATGTCGCCAAGGGCATCGTTACCGCGATCGAAAAGGACGTCGCCATCGTCGACGTCGGCCTCAAGGTTGAAGGTCGCGTTCCGCTGAAGGAATTCGGCGCCAAGTCCAAGGACGGCACGCTGAAGGTCGGCGACGAAGTCGAAGTCTATGTCGAGCGCATCGAAAACGCGCTTGGTGAAGCTGTTCTCTCGCGCGAAAAGGCTCGCCGCGAAGAAAGCTGGGCCAAGCTCGAAGTCAAGTTCGAAGCCGGCGAGCGCGTCGAAGGCGTCATCTTCAACCAGGTCAAGGGTGGCTTCACCGTCGATCTCGACGGCGCCGTTGCCTTCCTGCCGCGCTCGCAGGTCGACATCCGTCCGATCCGCGACGTCACGCCGCTCATGCACAACCCGCAGCCCTTCGAAATCCTCAAGATGGACAAGCGCCGCGGCAACATCGTCGTTTCGCGCCGCACGGTTCTGGAAGAGTCGCGCGCCGAGCAGCGTTCTGAAATCGTTCAGAACCTCGAAGAAGGCCAGGTTGTTGACGGCGTCGTCAAGAACATCACCGATTACGGTGCGTTCGTCGACCTCGGCGGCATCGATGGCCTGCTGCACGTCACCGACATGGCCTGGCGCCGCGTCAACCATCCGTCGGAAATCCTGTCCATTGGCCAGCAGGTCAAGGTTCAGATCATCCGCATCAACCAGGAAACCCACCGCATCTCGCTCGGCATGAAGCAGCTCGAGTCGGATCCGTGGGATGGCATCGGCACGAAGTACCCGGTCGGCAAGAAGATCTCCGGCACCGTCACGAACATCACCGACTACGGTGCGTTCGTCGAGCTGGAGCCGGGCATCGAAGGCCTGATCCACATCTCCGAAATGTCCTGGACCAAGAAGAACGTACATCCCGGCAAGATCCTGTCCACGAGCCAGGAAGTCGACGTTGTCGTTCTCGAAGTCGACCCGACGAAGCGCCGCATCTCGCTCGGTCTCAAGCAGACCCTCGAGAACCCGTGGCAGGCCTTCGCGCACAGCCACCCGGCTGGCACGGAAGTCGAAGGCGAAGTCAAGAACAAGACCGAGTTCGGTCTGTTCATCGGCCTCGACGGCGACGTGGACGGCATGGTTCACCTGTCGGACCTCGACTGGAACCGTCCGGGCGAGCAGGTCATCGAAGAGTTCAACAAGGGCGACGTCGTCAAGGCTGTCGTTCTGGATGTGGACGTCGACAAGGAGCGCATCTCGCTCGGCATCAAGCAGCTCGGCCGTGACTCGGTCGGCGAAGCTGCTGCTTCCGGCGACCTGCGCAAGAACGCCGTCGTTTCGGCTGAAGTCATCGCGGTCAACGACGGCGGCATCGAAGTGAAGCTCGTCAGCCACGAGGACATCACGTCGTTCATCCGTCGCGGCGACCTGTCGCGTGACCGTGACGAACAGCGTCCGGAGCGTTTCTCGGTCGGCCAGACCGTCGACGCCCGCGTCCTGAACTTCTCGAAGAAGGATCGCAAGATCCAGCTTTCGATCAAGGCGCTGGAAATCGCTGAAGAGAAGGAAGCCGTCGCACAGTTCGGTTCGTCCGACTCGGGCGCTTCGCTCGGCGACATCCTCGGCGCGGCTCTGAAGAACCGCAACAACGCCGAGTAA
- a CDS encoding TIGR02300 family protein: MAKPELGTKRIDPETGKKFYDLNRDPIVSPYTGKTYPLSFFEETSAAAVLEKEEEEDTNEVDTENTEVELVSLEDADEDAAGGDDLPDLGDDDVEIDGDDDDTFLEQDEDDDDDDMSDLIGVTGDEDEA, encoded by the coding sequence GTGGCAAAACCGGAACTCGGCACCAAGCGCATCGACCCGGAAACGGGCAAGAAGTTCTACGACCTGAACCGCGACCCGATCGTCTCGCCCTACACGGGCAAGACCTATCCGCTCTCCTTCTTCGAGGAAACCTCGGCTGCGGCCGTTCTCGAGAAGGAAGAGGAAGAGGACACCAACGAAGTCGATACCGAGAACACGGAAGTCGAACTCGTCTCGCTCGAGGACGCCGACGAGGATGCAGCAGGCGGCGACGACCTGCCGGATCTCGGCGATGACGACGTCGAAATCGACGGCGACGACGACGACACGTTCCTGGAACAGGACGAAGACGACGACGATGACGACATGAGCGACCTCATCGGCGTCACCGGCGACGAAGACGAAGCTTAA